Sequence from the Desulfatibacillum aliphaticivorans DSM 15576 genome:
GTTCTGGGACGTAATTTCAAAGGCAAACTTTTCGGATAAATGCTCCGTCATCCCTGGAAATCATGATGTATGCAACCTGGGCTTTTTTCCGGCAAGCCATGAAAACGACACTAATGAAAGAATAGAGCGCGTGAGGAAGGGCCTTAAAATGGGAAAGCAGGAGGTCAGATTTCCCTGGGTCAAACAGATTCATGAAGCTGTCGCTCTCATTGGAATCGATTCATGCAACCATGGAAACTTTACCGGCGTGACAAACGCCGTGGGGAAAATTGGCTTCCACCAATTGGAGAAGTTGGCCAGGGACCTGAAAAAAATCAGGCATATTCCCGTTAAAATCCTAATGCTGCACCACAGTCCGAACATACCTGAAACCTGGACGGAGGAAGCGCGAGGCTTAAAACCGACTTCCAAAGCAGGCAGATGGGGGCATGAAGTCCCTGAGGAGGACCGGCGGGCGCTCCGATTATTATGCATTACCAACGACGTCCGGTTGATATTGCATGGGCATCTTCATCGTCAGGAAGACCGCCGGGTCAATGGAGTAAGAATCATCGGCGGGGCCGCAACGACGGCGCCGTCCGATCCGGATGAAAAGACCGGCTTTCCGGTAACGTTCTACAAAGTTTATACGGAATCAGAGAAAAAGATAATACGCCAAGAGCAAGTCCTCATATAGACGGCGTTGAAAAAGGCCCTCCCCAAAGTAGCAGACGACTAAGGGCGCGGCAAGCAGCGCCCCTACGGCGCGGGGACCGCGCAACTGCGGCGGGGAGACCCCGCAACTACGGCGCAGGGACCGCGTAACCACGGCGGGGAAACACCGCAACTACAGCGCAGGAACCGCGCAACTGCGGCGGGGAGACCCTGCAACTACGTAATGACGGTGTTGAACCAGCCTATTCGCCCGCCTGGCATCCTAAATTTAAACAATCATACAAGCCGCCCTTATTGGCCTGACGGCCTCAGGCATTGCATGCCGGGGCTGGCTATGTAACGCACTTGACGGTCTGATCCGTTTCCCAAAAAACGCAGGGCAAGGCCTATATTGCCAATTATACCTGTATTGGATTCATTGAATGTTTTGGCGCAGGCAGGGGGCGCCCCGCCTTGATTTTTCGGCCGTACAGGCGCATAAGATATGCGCTGTACAGGATTTTGCCGTCGGGAGGCAAAAAAATGAAGGGTTCCATTTATACAATATGCAAGCGGAAAAAGTTGATGTAATCGTTGTGGGGGCCGGCCTCAGCGGGCTGTATGCAGCCTGTCTGCTGGCGGCGCAAAATAAATCCGTCATCGTCCTGGAAGCGCGAAGCCGCGTGGGAGGCAGGATATTCTGCCCGGAGCACGAGGGCTTTTTCGCGGACCTGGGGCCTTCCTGGTACTGGCCGGCCTTGAACCCCAGGGTGGTCGCCCTTATTCAGGCCTTGGGGCTTCAATCATACCCCCAGTTTGAAAAAGGCATGGCCCGGTTCATGGCCAAGGACGGCCATGTGGAAAACTTTCCGGGCTATCCCATGGATCCCCCCGGACGCAGGCTGGAAGGCGGCATGGCCGCCCTGGTCAAGGGGCTGAGCGCCCGGCTTTCCCAGGACGTTGTCC
This genomic interval carries:
- a CDS encoding metallophosphoesterase family protein; the protein is MPKKTYFQIAHLTDLHLTKKDSMARSEPKLFGKLKGMNKSFRAIMASPKILKSDWLAFTGDITDNGDLDTWKMFWDVISKANFSDKCSVIPGNHDVCNLGFFPASHENDTNERIERVRKGLKMGKQEVRFPWVKQIHEAVALIGIDSCNHGNFTGVTNAVGKIGFHQLEKLARDLKKIRHIPVKILMLHHSPNIPETWTEEARGLKPTSKAGRWGHEVPEEDRRALRLLCITNDVRLILHGHLHRQEDRRVNGVRIIGGAATTAPSDPDEKTGFPVTFYKVYTESEKKIIRQEQVLI